The following proteins come from a genomic window of Deltaproteobacteria bacterium IMCC39524:
- a CDS encoding ABC transporter substrate binding protein, with protein MKRFVFNIIQVTLVCLVISVSSSGVVSAQQILAAIVTADLPRYQEVHESMVKVLQAGGFGEDKLKIFKQNPNADKMSLTNSLRRAEAAGATLVITYGSQATSLAKESLKDTPLLFADVYDPVSLGVVKTLAAPGSDASGATSKTDLGLMVEALVAIKPVKTVGVLYTKGEKGSEQQLAEIKEQGKAFGFKVAAENARNPKEAQALGKKLSSETEALFLTESISVALQASAIITSAQANKCIVFSQIPGLVEQGALIGIEADLDEQGKLVAVHALQTMQGKQVHLLPVREAKKVSLKTSKGAAAELSLTIPAEVASKAKLM; from the coding sequence ATGAAACGCTTTGTGTTTAATATCATTCAAGTGACCCTCGTCTGCCTTGTCATCTCTGTTAGCTCGTCAGGGGTTGTCAGTGCTCAGCAAATCCTTGCCGCCATCGTCACCGCCGACCTGCCGCGCTACCAGGAAGTCCATGAGTCTATGGTCAAAGTCCTGCAGGCCGGCGGCTTCGGCGAAGACAAGCTAAAGATATTCAAGCAGAACCCCAATGCTGACAAGATGTCTTTAACCAACAGTCTCCGCCGCGCAGAAGCCGCAGGTGCAACGTTGGTTATCACCTACGGTTCTCAGGCGACCAGCCTCGCCAAAGAATCGCTAAAAGACACTCCTCTGCTGTTTGCCGATGTTTACGATCCTGTGTCGCTGGGGGTGGTAAAGACTCTCGCAGCTCCGGGCTCTGACGCCAGTGGCGCAACCAGTAAAACCGACCTTGGCTTAATGGTAGAGGCCCTTGTAGCAATCAAGCCAGTGAAGACAGTTGGAGTCCTCTATACAAAAGGGGAAAAGGGTTCTGAGCAACAGCTTGCAGAAATCAAGGAGCAAGGGAAGGCTTTCGGATTCAAGGTTGCAGCTGAGAATGCACGCAACCCTAAAGAAGCTCAAGCTCTCGGCAAAAAACTGTCCAGTGAGACTGAAGCTCTTTTTCTTACTGAAAGCATCTCGGTTGCCCTGCAGGCTTCAGCAATTATCACCTCCGCCCAAGCCAACAAATGTATAGTATTTTCACAAATTCCCGGTTTGGTGGAACAAGGAGCGTTAATCGGCATCGAAGCCGACCTGGACGAGCAGGGTAAACTCGTTGCCGTTCATGCCCTGCAGACGATGCAAGGCAAACAGGTCCACCTCCTGCCAGTCAGAGAAGCTAAAAAGGTTTCTCTTAAAACCAGTAAAGGGGCGGCTGCCGAACTGAGCTTAACCATCCCGGCAGAGGTAGCATCAAAAGCAAAGCTCATGTAG
- a CDS encoding MtrB/PioB family outer membrane beta-barrel protein produces MNPFKYILFCTSLFALSLSCGEAIADTGEIADDLMVFQETKVTLGYQSFSLRDEPGRAAEYRSFSSSPTFGLNYFKDNQSSHFSVDSNYLSDEDFNAEVTLNKGSLLRLNLRTERFYHNLDHIPYDNGNVGDGFNRNPDHAPVKGSRPDGVFSGQVRTYYTDQDPMADYGQKIDINEVKARAKLPTYPAHLNLAYWQIEKSGQKQMRFADENCTGCHMQSRTRKIDRVTREIKGSLDGHFGYVDLEAIALYREFEDRESIPTDLFGGHGRGRASGEYEHTEDPESTVKEVTINANTSPSGGLVANTSLTIGKRENESDISSIYPIKAEMDYWKTSTNVTYTPSKTWTINLRHRYLDVDNDNNSSFPASGHGTSNPNDLEVRDSIDFTRAWYEIISNYRPSNRLTVKAELRREDIDRDNTDLPEEHHSSLTSPVEINSSWQLPDEESITKLKIGFHSRHLEKSALKLSGWASLRHSDDPSYGTSFSDSYELFLSSRYAPSPFWGLSASLNLLDEKNDDRTALQFDDNNPPNEFAKFDLDRDRTQQNVSLGGWLIPTDGVSLDFSYGYLATQTEQDLLFGAQPNTAPGDEALNFTIENEDVEYEQTVHTLSAGASWQALKNLSFRAEGYHIRSEAYYEPDFDTVSLDFTRFTQFGPVVVPGTASSSELKSISKIDIRQNGIKARINWQIDDQWSCGFDAAYDDYDDKDSNIFDGSVISYMASLSRIW; encoded by the coding sequence GTGAACCCTTTTAAATACATTTTATTCTGTACGTCTCTTTTCGCTCTATCGCTTTCGTGTGGCGAAGCCATTGCCGACACCGGCGAAATTGCCGACGACCTGATGGTCTTTCAGGAAACAAAGGTAACCCTCGGCTACCAATCCTTCAGCCTCCGGGATGAACCGGGTCGTGCTGCTGAATATAGGAGCTTCTCTTCGAGCCCAACCTTTGGCTTGAACTATTTCAAAGACAACCAGTCAAGTCATTTCAGTGTCGATTCCAACTATCTCAGTGATGAAGACTTCAACGCTGAAGTCACACTCAACAAAGGGAGTCTATTACGGCTGAACCTGCGAACAGAGCGCTTCTATCACAACCTCGACCATATCCCATACGACAACGGCAACGTCGGAGACGGCTTCAACAGGAATCCAGATCATGCGCCCGTCAAAGGCAGTCGCCCTGACGGCGTGTTCAGCGGTCAAGTTCGAACCTACTACACGGATCAGGACCCGATGGCAGACTACGGCCAAAAGATCGACATCAACGAAGTGAAGGCCCGGGCAAAACTGCCGACCTACCCGGCCCACCTGAACCTGGCCTACTGGCAAATTGAAAAATCGGGTCAAAAGCAGATGCGCTTCGCGGACGAAAACTGCACCGGCTGTCACATGCAAAGCAGAACCCGCAAGATCGATCGCGTCACCAGGGAAATCAAGGGCAGCCTTGACGGCCACTTTGGCTACGTCGATCTCGAGGCGATAGCCCTTTACCGGGAATTCGAGGACCGGGAATCCATTCCCACGGACTTGTTCGGCGGCCATGGGCGCGGGAGGGCTTCCGGGGAGTATGAGCACACTGAGGACCCGGAATCCACCGTCAAGGAAGTGACTATCAATGCCAACACATCACCTTCTGGTGGTCTGGTCGCCAACACCAGCCTGACCATCGGCAAGCGTGAAAACGAATCGGACATCTCCTCCATCTACCCGATTAAAGCAGAGATGGATTACTGGAAAACCTCGACCAACGTGACCTACACCCCAAGCAAAACTTGGACGATCAACTTGCGGCATCGCTATCTGGACGTCGACAACGACAACAACAGTAGCTTCCCCGCCTCAGGTCACGGCACAAGCAACCCTAACGACCTTGAAGTTCGCGACTCGATCGATTTCACCAGGGCCTGGTACGAAATCATCAGCAACTACAGACCGAGTAACAGACTGACCGTCAAAGCCGAGTTGCGCCGGGAAGACATTGACCGCGACAACACCGACCTCCCTGAAGAACACCACAGCTCATTAACTAGCCCCGTTGAGATAAACAGCTCATGGCAACTCCCTGATGAAGAAAGCATCACCAAGCTGAAAATAGGCTTTCACAGCCGCCACCTGGAAAAATCCGCGCTCAAGCTCAGCGGCTGGGCCAGCCTTAGACACAGCGACGACCCTTCTTACGGCACATCGTTTTCTGACAGCTACGAACTTTTCCTCTCGTCGCGCTATGCACCTTCACCCTTTTGGGGGCTGAGTGCGTCACTAAACCTGCTGGACGAGAAAAACGATGACCGCACTGCCTTGCAGTTCGATGACAACAACCCTCCCAATGAATTTGCAAAATTCGACCTCGACCGCGACAGGACGCAGCAGAACGTCAGCCTGGGCGGCTGGCTGATTCCCACAGATGGCGTCTCGCTTGATTTCAGTTATGGCTACCTTGCCACCCAGACAGAACAGGACCTGCTTTTCGGCGCTCAGCCGAATACAGCACCTGGGGATGAGGCTCTAAACTTCACTATTGAAAATGAAGATGTCGAATACGAGCAAACGGTACACACCCTGTCGGCAGGTGCAAGCTGGCAGGCCCTAAAGAATCTCTCCTTTCGTGCAGAGGGATACCACATACGCTCAGAGGCCTATTACGAGCCTGACTTTGATACCGTTTCTCTTGATTTCACTCGATTTACACAATTTGGTCCTGTTGTTGTTCCGGGAACGGCTTCAAGCTCTGAGTTAAAAAGTATCAGCAAAATCGACATTCGACAGAACGGCATCAAGGCTCGGATAAACTGGCAGATCGACGACCAATGGTCTTGTGGTTTTGACGCTGCTTACGATGACTACGATGATAAGGACAGCAATATCTTCGATGGCTCGGTCATCTCTTATATGGCCAGCCTCTCACGAATTTGGTAG